In the Pectinatus sottacetonis genome, GTAGCCATGAAAAGATTTACATTGCCAAGAGATATTTACTGGGGAAAAGATTCTCTGGCAGAATTGAAAAAACTTAAAGGGAAAAAAGCTGTGCTGGTTTTAGGCGGCGGTTCAATGCGACGCTTTGGCTTTGTTGATAAGGTTCTTGCTTATTTGAAACAGGCAGATATAGAAACAGAACTTATAGAAAAAATAGAACCAGATCCATCTGTAGAAACTGTACTGAACGGAGCTAAAAAGATGCTGGATTTTGGTCCAGACTGGATCATTGCGATGGGCGGTGGTTCACCTATTGATGCGGCAAAGGCAATGTGGGTATTCTATGAATATCCTGATATTAAATTTGAAGATATCATTCAGCCATTTTCTTTTCCTGAGTTGCGTAAAAAAGCTAAGTTTCTTGCTATTCCTTCTACTTCAGGAACTGGTACTGAAGTTACGGCTTTTTCAGTTATCACTGATAATAAAAAAGGCATAAAATATCCGCTGGCTGATTTTAATATTACACCTGACGTGGCTATAGTAGATCCGGCCCTGGCTGAAACAATGCCGCCTAAACTCACTGCCTATACGGGAATGGATGCATTGACGCATGCTGTTGAAGCATATGTATCATCTATGAACGGACCATTTACTGATCCATTAGCGATGCAGGCCATTGAAATGGTGGATAAATATTTGGAAGTATCTTATGCGGGAAATAAGGCGGCGCGGGAACAAATGCATTATGCCCAATGCATGGCGGGCATGGCTTTTAGTAATGCGCTGCTGGGTATTACTCATTCTATGGCTCATAAGACAGGACCAGCTTATAGTACGGGGCATATTCCGCATGGCTGTGCGAATGCTATTTATCTGCCATATGTTATTGCGTATAATGCCAGGGAAAAATCCGCTGCTGTACGTTACGCAGCAATTGCCGGACGGCTGGGAATAAATGAAGGTAGTGTCCGTGCTGACGTAAAAGCTTTTTGTAAAAAACTGTATGTATATAATGAAAAACTCAGCATACCGCATACTTTAAAAGAATTCGGTATCAGAGAGGAAGAATTTTTGCAAAAGCTTGATTATATAGCAGGAGCAGCGGTAAGCGATGCCTGTACACTGAGTAATCCACGTCAGATTAATAAAGAACAAATGAAAAGACTGTTGAATGCAGTATATTATGGTATGGAAATCAATTTTTAAAAAAGCCGGGGAGTTAAGAGTGGTACAAGTTTGCAGTTTATATAGCTTGTCTGGGATAGACTTTCTTTGGATAATGTAGGAAAATATATGGAAGATAAAAAGCCGCTAAAATTGTTACAACAATTTTAGCGGCTTTTTTACAGGCTGTTTATTTGTAATTAAGCAAAAAATCATTACCCATGATACCCATTAATCCCAGACAGCAGGTAACTTTATGTATCCAATCGATCGTTTTTTTATCTGCAAGTACTGGTGGCAGGAGCAGTTCGGAGATATAAGGCAGATTGGGACGTCCGAAGGTATGCTCTATATTAAGATGTTTGGCAAGAGATTTCAGCTGGTTAAAGGCAGTATGGTCAACATCGCTGCAGGCAATTTCTACAAGTGGGATTTCTCTGTTTTCCCTTAACTGTGATAATCGCCCCATTAGACCTTTATTATCTAAGACTGTGTCAAGTAGATAAGTATTGCCATTGAAATTAAAGGTTGTATCGTTATTGACAACACTATTTTTAAATATTTTCGTCAATATGGCATAAATGTCTTTATTGGTATCAGCGGGGAAAAAGCGTTTTACGTAACCAGTGTTAGCAGTATGATGCCAGATATACTCAAGGCTATCCAATTAAATGCAATCCTTTCGTTAAGACAAATTTATAATAATTTTTGATGTCATTTTTCCGAATTTGAACAAGGCTTATAGAAAGTACAGTGGTTGTTTAGTGGACGATGTGTTTGCCACCAACAAAATATGTTTGCCAATAACTGTTATCAAGACGATCAATCCTTACACCATGACTACTTGAAGCATGGATAAATTCATCATTGCCCAAATAAATACCGCAATGGCTGATTTCTTTTAGGTCAGTAGCAAAGAAAACTAAGTCACCGCGTTCCAGTTTTTTAACGGGAACAGTTTTACCTAATTCATATTGTTTATCGGCAGTGCGAGGAAGTATTATATTATTTTTTTTGAAAACATATTGTAAGTAGCCGGAGCAGTCAAAACCTTTGGGTGTTTCTCCACCATAGACATAAGGAACTCCCATGTATTTTTTGGCGGTAGAAATTATTTGCGAAACTTTTTGCGAGGGAACAAAAGGCGGAGTCTGACTTACTTTTTGTGTGCGTATTCCGGCGATAATAGTAGCAGGATTTTGTTGAGGCTGAGATGGAGAACGGTGTTTGTTAATAGTTGGTACTAATATCCTTGGCTTAATAACAGGCTTTATGGCTGTCGGCGGTGGAGTTATATGGGGAGTTGGAAAGCCTGGGGAAAGTTTTTTGCCTGTAAGGGTCCACCATGTTTTGCGGTTCGTTACACCAGTGACTTCAAGGGCATTGTTTTTTTGAAAAGCTTTAACAGCTGCTTGTGTGGAGTTGTCAAAAATACCAGTGATTTTAATATCATAGTGATGTTCTTTTAACATTTGTTGTAAAAGTATTACTTCGCGCCCTTCTGAATGAAGGCTTAGTATAGGAGCAGCTGCCGCTGTGCCGCCTAGATAAAATATGATGGTAAAGATGAAGAGTATATGAATTAGTTTAGGAGGTTTGTTCATGGCAGAAAATCCTTTCTGATTCAGGCGTGAAGTATATGCTGGAGTCCCTGATTCATCAACGTTACGACGTGGTCATCATCAAGGGAATACCATGCTTCTTTTCCTTCACGACGAAATTTGACCAGACGGGCACCCCGCAGAATCCTCAGCTGATGAGAAATTGCTGACTGCCCCATTTGCAGTGTTGCTGCTATATCACATACACACATTTCATTGCTGGATAATAGTGTCAGAATTTTTATGCGGGTGGGATCTCCTAATATTTTAAAGGTATCGGCTAAATGATTGGTAGTATTGTTATCTAATAAATGTAATTGGGATTTTTTTACCATATCCTGATGAACGTGGTAAATTTCACACATATCACAATCTTTAGTTAAAAATTCTTTTGACATTATTTTCCCTCACTGCTAAAGATAGTTAAAGGACAACCGGGCTGCTGTTGGTCTTCAATAAGAAAAAAGACTGTTGTCCTGATAAACAATAATTATATTTTGCTGGTTGAAACATTACTGCTTAGTAGTAGTGCTGCTAGTATGATTAATGGAAATAAGTTCACTAAAATTATCATGGAATAAAAATAAAATTTGGAACAGTATAAACGGACACAACATAATTATATATATAGTATATCAGAATTGGCAAACAGCTACAAAGAATTTGTGAAAAAAACTTGACAATGTTACATGTAAATAGTAAGATTATAGCTAAATTAAATATCAGCCTTAATTTAAACCATTGATGTGGAGATAAAAATACATCGTGCACTTACAGAGAGCCACGGTTGCTGGGATGTGGCAGAACGCAGAGTATTAAATGGACCACAGAGGGCATAGCTAAAAGCAGAGTTTATTTGCTTAGTACTCTATGACGCGGCACAGGCGTTAACAGTGAAGAATATGTTGGTATTCTGCGTGAGAGGGAATTTTATTCCAAGCAAGGTGGCACCGCGAGTAATGAATTAATATACTCGTCCTTGACAAAATGATTTTGTCTTAGGGCGGGTATTTTTTTATTTATTTTTAAGGGGTGTTTGATATGGTCACATATAAGCCGGATTTGAAAACATTAGAAAAGATGACGAATGAATATAAGATACTGCCTGTAAGCAGGGAACTTTTTTCTGATATGAAGACACCTATAGAGATCCTGCGGGCGGTAAAGTCTGTAAGTGACTGCTGCTTTTTGTTGGAAAGTGTGGAAGGTGGGGCACAATGGGGAAGGTATTCTTTTCTTGGTTTTAATCCGTCACTGGAAGTAAAATGCAAGAATCATCAAATGACGATAAAAAATAATGATGGGATAAAGACTTTTCATACGGATGAACCTTCTATGGAATTGCGGCAGATATTAAAGGATTATAAAAGTCCGCGATTTGATTTTCTGCCACCGCTAACGGGCGGTCTTATAGGATACTTCGCTTATGAATATATCCGTTATAGTGAAAAGAAGCTCGATTTTGCCGGTAAAAAACAAGAACTTAATGATGTTGACCTGATGCTGTTTGATAAAATAATTGCTTTTGATAATTTAAAGCAGAAAATATTTTTAATTGTTAATATCCGAACGGATGATCTTGAAAAAAATTATGAGCAGGCACGGAAGGATATTGACGAACTAGCTGATTTGGTATTGCATGGAAAGATCTGCCGGGAAAAATCAGGCAGACTTATGAGTCCGTTTAAGAGTGAATTATCGGAAATGGAATATGAAACTCTGGTGAGAAAAACTAAGGAATATATAAAAGAAGGTGATATATTCCAGGCGGTACCATCCAACCGGCGGGAAGCAGCGTTTACGGGAAGCCTGTTAAATGCTTACAGAATGCTGAGGACAACAAATCCATCACCGTATATGTTTTATTTCAGCGGCAGGGAGATAGAGCTTACTGGTGCTTCGCCGGAAACACTGGTTAAGTTGAAAGATGGGCGGTTATCTACTTTTCCTATTGCAGGGACTATGCCTCGCGGGAAGACGCTTGATGAGGACAAAAAACTTGAGGAAAAGTTGTCACATGATGAAAAAGAACTGGCAGAACATAATATGCTTGTTGACCTGGGACGAAATGACTTAGGCAAAGTTAGTGAGTTTGGTACTGTAAAAGTAACAGATTTTCATAAAATTGAGCGTTTTTCACATGTGATGCATATAGCTTCCACGGTAACGGGGCATATTAGGAAAGATAAGGATGCTTTAGATGCTATTGAGGCGACATTGCCGGCAGGTACTTTGTCAGGAGCACCTAAGGTAAGAGCAGTGGAAATATTGCATGAGCTGGAAAAGAGCATGCGGGGAATATACGGAGGGGCAATAGGGTATATTGATTTCACGGGTAATATGGATGTATGCATAGGTATACGCATGGCAGTGGCACATGATAACAAAGTCTATGTGCGTTCAGGTGGTGGAATTGTATATGATAGCGTGCCCCGTAATGAGTATATGGAAACACAGAATAAAGCAGGAGCTATGATGGAAGCTATTGAAAAGGCACAGGAGGTAGAAGATTAATGTTGTTATTAATAGATAATTATGATAGCTTTTCATATAATCTTTATCAGTTTTTGGGAGAAATAGGTGCGGATGTGAAAGTGATAAGAAATGATGCTATGAGTGTGCAAGAAATACAACAGCTTAATCCGTCACATATTATTTTATCGCCAGGCCCCGGAAAGCCGAGAGATGCAGGTATTTGCGAGGATATAGTAAGATGTTTGGGGAATAGAATACCCATATTGGGTGTCTGCTTGGGACACCAGGCTATTGGGGAAGTATTCAACGCTGAAGTTGGTTATGCGAAAAAAATTATGCATGGGAAAAAAAGTATGATAAATGTTATTGGTGACATGCCGATATTCAAGGGTCTTCCGGTAAGATTTGCGGCGGCTAGATATCACTCGCTGGCAGTTATCAGGAAAAGTATACCGCCAGAACTTGTCGTGACGGCAGAAACTGACGATGGTGAGGTAATGGCGATAAAACACAACAAGTATCCGATATTTGGTCTGCAGTTCCATCCAGAATCAATTCTAACTTCTAACGGAAAAATAATTTTGCAGAACTTTTTACAGATAGGCGGTGCAGCATAATGATAAAGGAAGCAATTTACGAAATTATAAATGGTAATAATCTTGCTTATGACATGGCAAAGGAAGCTATGTTGGAAATAATGGGGGGAAAAGCTACTAATGCGCAGATAGGTGGCTTTTTGACAGCTCTTCGTTTAAAAGGTGAAACTGTTGATGAAATAACGGCATGTGCGGCGGCAATGCGTGATAAATGTGTACCAGTAAAACACCATAATGTGAATTTACTGGAAATTGTGGGAACTGGTGGTGATGAAGCCAATACTTTTAATATTTCAACTACAGCTTCTTTTGTTGCGGCGTCTGATGGAGCAGTCGTAGCAAAACATGGTAATAGAAGTGTATCAAGTAAGTGTGGTGCGGCAGATTGCCTGGAATCATTAGGGGCTAAACTGGAGCTTGATGCTGGGCAGAATGAAAAAATGCTTGACGATATGGGCATGTGTTTTATGTATGCTCCGGTTTACCATGCATCTATGAAATATGCGGCTCCAGTGAGAAGGGAACTTGGGGTAAGGACTATCTTTAATATATTGGGACCTTTAACTAATCCAGCGGCAGCTAATATGCAGCTTATGGGAGTTTATGATAAGAAGCTGCTGCAGCCGATGGCCCAGGTGCTGGCTAATCTTGGTGTAATAAGAGGAGCCGTTGTTTATGGGGACGGACTTGATGAGATTACAGCTTGCGGAAAAACAACAGTATGTGAAGTGAACGATGGAAAATTTTCTGAGTATGAAATAGATCCACATGATTATGGAATGAAATATGCGGCACTAGATGATTTAATAGGTGGTGACGGTACAGAAAATGCTGAAATAACGAAAAAAATTCTGCAGGGAGAAAAAAGCCCTAAGAGAGATGCTGTTTTGCTGAATGCAGGAATGGCTCTTTATCTTGCAGGCCGGACAGCTGATTTTGCAAGGGGAATAAATCGGGCGGCGGCTTTGATAGATAATGGTGATGCTTATAGAAAAATGGAAGAATTTATAAGATTTACGAATGAGGTGTGATAGGCATGATATTGGATAAGCTTGCTGCTAGTACACGAGTCAGGGTGGAGCAATGCAAGCAAAAAAAACCGCTGGCAGTATTGAAACAGGAAATACAGGAAAAGAAAAGTAAAACGGCTTTTTTATTTGAACAGGCACTGCGTGGCAGGGAAATGTCTTTTATATGTGAAGTAAAAAAAGCATCTCCTTCAAAAGGAATAATAGCAGCGGAATTCCCTTATTTACAGATAGCAGTGGATTATGAGAAGGCAGGAGCGGCGGCAATATCAGTTTTAACGGAACCAGAGTTCTTTTTAGGTAATGATGAATATCTGCGTGAGATAGCACAAGCAGTAGATATTCCGGTGCTGCGGAAAGATTTTACGATAGATGAATACCAGATATATGAAGCGTATTTATTGGGAGCAGATGCAGTATTACTCATATGTGCGTTGCTTTCGGTTGATGAATTGGTTTATTTTCGCAGGACCGCTGATGCATTGGGGATGTCTTGCCTGGTGGAAGCTCATGACAGCGCTGAGATAGAAAAGGCGTTGGCGGCTGATGCACGGGTAATAGGAGTTAATAATCGCGACCTGCGTGATTTTTCAGTAAATATAAAAAACAGTCTGGAACTTCGCCGCTATGTACCAGAAAATGTTATTTTTGTATCGGAAAGTGGGATAAAAACAGTACAGGATATAGATTTGCTCAGACAGGATAATATCCAGGCGGCACTTATTGGCGAGACTTTTATGAAAAGCGAAAATAAGGCAGATGCTATTACAAAATTAAATGGAACAATACCCCGGCCGAAAATAAAAATATGCGGTATGCATTGTGTAGAAGATATTAAAATAATCAATGAAGTAATGCCGGATTATTGTGGCTTTATATTTGCTCCAAGCAGCAGGCAGGTAAGCCGGAAAGCTGCGCGGGAACTAAGACAAATGCTGAATCCACAGATAGGGACAGTAGGTGTTTTTGTAGATGAAACAATAGAAAACATCAAGGAAATTGTAGAATATGTGCAGCTTGATGCGGTACAACTACATGGCAGTGAGCCGGAAACATTTTTGCAGAAAATGAAAAAAAATATGCAGTGCGATTTATGGAAGGCTGTTCGGGCAAAGGATGAAACTACGATAATGCAATGGCAGGATTCCTGTGCGGATATGATATTGTTTGATACTTTTTCTTCAGGTCAGGCTGGTGGGACAGGTAGAATTTTTGATTGGACGTTGCTGGATAAATTTAAGCGGCCATTTGTTCTGGCGGGCGGAGTATCCAGTCGGAATATCGCCAGAGCGGTAAGGTCTGTTAAACCGTGGGGTGTTGATATAAACAGCGCGGTGGAAACAAATGGCAGAAAAGATAGTATAAAAGTAAATGAAATAATGGCAATAGTAAGGAGTTTAGCATGAATAAAAAGGGCAGGTTTGGAATTCACGGTGGGCAATACATACCGGAAACATTGATGAATGCCGTGATAGAATTGGAAGAAGCGTATAATAAGTATAAAAATGATACAGAATTTACTAATGAACTTAATGATTTGTTAAAAAATTATGCAGGACGCCCATCATTGCTGTATTATGCCGACAGGATGACTAAGGATTTGGGCGGAGCCAAAATATATATAAAACGAGAAGACTTGAATCATACCGGTTCACATAAAATAAACAATGTACTGGGGCAGGTCTTGCTGGCTAAAAGGATGGGAAAGAAACGCGTAATAGCGGAAACAGGTGCCGGTCAGCATGGAGTAGCCACGGCTACAGTAGCCGCATTGATGGGCATGGAATGTGAGATATTTATGGGAAAGGAAGATACGGACAGACAAAGACTCAATGTTTATCGTATGGAACTTTTGGGAGCGAAGGTACATGTTGTGAAGAGCGGAACCCAGACACTGAAGGATGCTGTTAATGAAACACTGCGTGAATGGACCAGACGTATAGATGATACGCATTATGTACTGGGATCGGTTATGGGACCGCATCCATTTCCCACGATAGTCAGGGATTTCCAAAGTGTCATCAGTAAAGAAGCCAGGATGCAGATACTCGAAGCAGAAGGAAAACTGCCTGATGCAGTTATGGCCTGTGTAGGCGGCGGTAGCAATGCAATGGGGATGTTTTATAATTTTATCAGTGATAAAGATGTGCGTCTTATAGGTTGTGAAGCGGCGGGGCGCGGTATAGAAACGGGCAAACATGCAGCAACATTGTCAACGGGAACAGAAGGCATATTTCACGGAATGAAATCCTATTTCTGCCAGGATAAGTATGGTCAGATAGCGCCGGTATATTCAATTTCAGCCGGGTTGGATTATCCGGGGATAGGACCGGAACATGCTCATCTACATGATATTGGACGGGCTGAATATGTACCCGTTACGGATGGGGAAGCAGTGACGGCTTTTGAGTATTTATCACAGATCGAAGGAATAATACCGGCAATAGAAAGTGCGCACGCAGTAGCACATGCGATGAAGATAGCACCAAAAATGAAAAAAGATGCAATTATAATTATATGTTTATCAGGCCGCGGTGATAAAGATGTAGCCGCGATGGCACGTTACAGGGGGATTGATATACATGACTAAAGTACAGGAAGCATTTAAAAATAAGAAGGCGTTTATTCCTTTTATAACTGCGGGGGACCCTGATCTGGAAACAACAGGGAAAATTATTACGGCGATGGCTGAAAATGGAGCAGATCTGGTCGAAATAGGTATCCCTTTTTCTGACCCGGTGGCAGAAGGTCCGGTAATTCAAGCGGCAAGTAAACGTGCATTGGATAATGGGACAACGACGGATAATATTTTTGAAATGGTTAGAAAAGTCCGTCGAACGGTACA is a window encoding:
- a CDS encoding iron-containing alcohol dehydrogenase yields the protein MKRFTLPRDIYWGKDSLAELKKLKGKKAVLVLGGGSMRRFGFVDKVLAYLKQADIETELIEKIEPDPSVETVLNGAKKMLDFGPDWIIAMGGGSPIDAAKAMWVFYEYPDIKFEDIIQPFSFPELRKKAKFLAIPSTSGTGTEVTAFSVITDNKKGIKYPLADFNITPDVAIVDPALAETMPPKLTAYTGMDALTHAVEAYVSSMNGPFTDPLAMQAIEMVDKYLEVSYAGNKAAREQMHYAQCMAGMAFSNALLGITHSMAHKTGPAYSTGHIPHGCANAIYLPYVIAYNAREKSAAVRYAAIAGRLGINEGSVRADVKAFCKKLYVYNEKLSIPHTLKEFGIREEEFLQKLDYIAGAAVSDACTLSNPRQINKEQMKRLLNAVYYGMEINF
- a CDS encoding C40 family peptidase, which gives rise to MNKPPKLIHILFIFTIIFYLGGTAAAAPILSLHSEGREVILLQQMLKEHHYDIKITGIFDNSTQAAVKAFQKNNALEVTGVTNRKTWWTLTGKKLSPGFPTPHITPPPTAIKPVIKPRILVPTINKHRSPSQPQQNPATIIAGIRTQKVSQTPPFVPSQKVSQIISTAKKYMGVPYVYGGETPKGFDCSGYLQYVFKKNNIILPRTADKQYELGKTVPVKKLERGDLVFFATDLKEISHCGIYLGNDEFIHASSSHGVRIDRLDNSYWQTYFVGGKHIVH
- a CDS encoding ArsR/SmtB family transcription factor, with the protein product MVKKSQLHLLDNNTTNHLADTFKILGDPTRIKILTLLSSNEMCVCDIAATLQMGQSAISHQLRILRGARLVKFRREGKEAWYSLDDDHVVTLMNQGLQHILHA
- the trpE gene encoding anthranilate synthase component I; amino-acid sequence: MVTYKPDLKTLEKMTNEYKILPVSRELFSDMKTPIEILRAVKSVSDCCFLLESVEGGAQWGRYSFLGFNPSLEVKCKNHQMTIKNNDGIKTFHTDEPSMELRQILKDYKSPRFDFLPPLTGGLIGYFAYEYIRYSEKKLDFAGKKQELNDVDLMLFDKIIAFDNLKQKIFLIVNIRTDDLEKNYEQARKDIDELADLVLHGKICREKSGRLMSPFKSELSEMEYETLVRKTKEYIKEGDIFQAVPSNRREAAFTGSLLNAYRMLRTTNPSPYMFYFSGREIELTGASPETLVKLKDGRLSTFPIAGTMPRGKTLDEDKKLEEKLSHDEKELAEHNMLVDLGRNDLGKVSEFGTVKVTDFHKIERFSHVMHIASTVTGHIRKDKDALDAIEATLPAGTLSGAPKVRAVEILHELEKSMRGIYGGAIGYIDFTGNMDVCIGIRMAVAHDNKVYVRSGGGIVYDSVPRNEYMETQNKAGAMMEAIEKAQEVED
- a CDS encoding anthranilate synthase component II; amino-acid sequence: MLLLIDNYDSFSYNLYQFLGEIGADVKVIRNDAMSVQEIQQLNPSHIILSPGPGKPRDAGICEDIVRCLGNRIPILGVCLGHQAIGEVFNAEVGYAKKIMHGKKSMINVIGDMPIFKGLPVRFAAARYHSLAVIRKSIPPELVVTAETDDGEVMAIKHNKYPIFGLQFHPESILTSNGKIILQNFLQIGGAA
- the trpD gene encoding anthranilate phosphoribosyltransferase, with product MIKEAIYEIINGNNLAYDMAKEAMLEIMGGKATNAQIGGFLTALRLKGETVDEITACAAAMRDKCVPVKHHNVNLLEIVGTGGDEANTFNISTTASFVAASDGAVVAKHGNRSVSSKCGAADCLESLGAKLELDAGQNEKMLDDMGMCFMYAPVYHASMKYAAPVRRELGVRTIFNILGPLTNPAAANMQLMGVYDKKLLQPMAQVLANLGVIRGAVVYGDGLDEITACGKTTVCEVNDGKFSEYEIDPHDYGMKYAALDDLIGGDGTENAEITKKILQGEKSPKRDAVLLNAGMALYLAGRTADFARGINRAAALIDNGDAYRKMEEFIRFTNEV
- the trpCF gene encoding bifunctional indole-3-glycerol-phosphate synthase TrpC/phosphoribosylanthranilate isomerase TrpF produces the protein MILDKLAASTRVRVEQCKQKKPLAVLKQEIQEKKSKTAFLFEQALRGREMSFICEVKKASPSKGIIAAEFPYLQIAVDYEKAGAAAISVLTEPEFFLGNDEYLREIAQAVDIPVLRKDFTIDEYQIYEAYLLGADAVLLICALLSVDELVYFRRTADALGMSCLVEAHDSAEIEKALAADARVIGVNNRDLRDFSVNIKNSLELRRYVPENVIFVSESGIKTVQDIDLLRQDNIQAALIGETFMKSENKADAITKLNGTIPRPKIKICGMHCVEDIKIINEVMPDYCGFIFAPSSRQVSRKAARELRQMLNPQIGTVGVFVDETIENIKEIVEYVQLDAVQLHGSEPETFLQKMKKNMQCDLWKAVRAKDETTIMQWQDSCADMILFDTFSSGQAGGTGRIFDWTLLDKFKRPFVLAGGVSSRNIARAVRSVKPWGVDINSAVETNGRKDSIKVNEIMAIVRSLA
- the trpB gene encoding tryptophan synthase subunit beta, translating into MNKKGRFGIHGGQYIPETLMNAVIELEEAYNKYKNDTEFTNELNDLLKNYAGRPSLLYYADRMTKDLGGAKIYIKREDLNHTGSHKINNVLGQVLLAKRMGKKRVIAETGAGQHGVATATVAALMGMECEIFMGKEDTDRQRLNVYRMELLGAKVHVVKSGTQTLKDAVNETLREWTRRIDDTHYVLGSVMGPHPFPTIVRDFQSVISKEARMQILEAEGKLPDAVMACVGGGSNAMGMFYNFISDKDVRLIGCEAAGRGIETGKHAATLSTGTEGIFHGMKSYFCQDKYGQIAPVYSISAGLDYPGIGPEHAHLHDIGRAEYVPVTDGEAVTAFEYLSQIEGIIPAIESAHAVAHAMKIAPKMKKDAIIIICLSGRGDKDVAAMARYRGIDIHD